In one Penaeus chinensis breed Huanghai No. 1 chromosome 33, ASM1920278v2, whole genome shotgun sequence genomic region, the following are encoded:
- the LOC125043258 gene encoding uncharacterized protein LOC125043258, which translates to MKALVILVAVSCCSAQLVLPYAAPWVLPQAKLITTPEVKTDLKTVPLVSPYAHPFGHPFVASPYAFHHAAYPYGAYPYILNADDTLKATEFPYIYQKPEQEPAVEEARRRRRDVEIPLPYLHAVPTVTKHTVETKQFEPIDANTPADTTKIELTTKEHEISVPAVKYVQPVVNVKPVTYTALSHAVLPYSHALPYTHALPYTHALPYTHALPYAHALPYAHYPGLVGAPVIKLDEE; encoded by the exons ATGAAGGCTCTG GTGATTCTGGTCGCTGTATCCTGTTGCTCAGCACAGCTGGTGCTGCCGTACGCGGCGCCCTGGGTGCTGCCTCAAGCGAAGCTGATCACTACCCCTGAGGTCAAGACTGACCTCAAGACCGTTCCTTTGGTCTCCCCTTACGCCCACCCCTTCGGACATCCCTTCGTGGCTTCCCCCTATGCCTTCCACCACGCTGCCTACCCCTATGGAGCCTACCCCTACATCCTCAACGCCGATGATACTCTCAAGGCCACAGAGTTCCCCTACATTTACCAAAAGCCAGAACAGGAGCCAGCTGTAGAAGAGGCACGTCGTCGTCGCCGCGACGTCGAGATCCCCCTCCCATACCTTCACGCCGTGCCCACCGTCACCAAGCACACTGTGGAGACCAAGCAGTTCGAGCCGATCGACGCCAACACTCCCGCCGACACCACCAAGATCGAGCTCACCACCAAGGAGCATGAGATCTCCGTGCCCGCCGTCAAGTACGTGCAGCCCGTGGTCAACGTCAAACCCGTCACTTACACTGCTCTCTCCCACGCCGTCCTACCCTACTCCCACGCCCTTCCTTACACCCACGCCCTTCCTTACACCCACGCCCTTCCTTACACCCACGCCCTTCCCTACGCCCATGCTCTTCCATACGCTCACTACCCTGGCCTCGTCGGCGCCCCCGTCATCAAGCTTGACGAGGAGTAA
- the LOC125043266 gene encoding uncharacterized protein LOC125043266, which yields MKALVILVAVSCCSAQLVLPYAAPWVLPQAKLITTPEVKTDLKTVPLVSPYAHPFGHPFVASPYAFHHAAYPYGAYPYILNADDTLKATEFPYIYQKPEQEPAVEEARRRRRDVEIPLPYLHAVPTVTKHTVETKQFEPIDANTPADTTKIELTTKEHEISVPAVKYVQPVVNVKPVTYTALSHAVLPYSHALPYTHALPYTHALPYTHALPYTHALPYAHALPYAHYPGLVGAPVIKLNEE from the exons ATGAAGGCTCTG GTGATTCTGGTCGCTGTATCCTGTTGCTCAGCACAGCTGGTGCTGCCGTACGCGGCGCCCTGGGTGCTGCCTCAAGCGAAGCTGATCACTACCCCTGAGGTCAAGACTGACCTCAAGACCGTTCCTTTGGTCTCCCCTTATGCCCACCCCTTCGGACATCCCTTCGTGGCTTCCCCCTATGCCTTCCACCACGCTGCCTACCCCTATGGAGCCTACCCCTACATCCTCAACGCCGATGATACTCTCAAGGCCACAGAGTTCCCCTACATTTACCAAAAGCCAGAACAGGAGCCAGCTGTAGAAGAGGCACGTCGTCGTCGCCGCGACGTCGAGATCCCCCTCCCATACCTTCACGCCGTGCCCACCGTCACCAAGCACACTGTGGAGACCAAGCAGTTCGAGCCGATCGACGCCAACACCCCTGCCGACACCACCAAGATCGAGCTCACCACCAAGGAGCACGAGATCTCCGTGCCCGCCGTCAAGTACGTGCAGCCCGTCGTCAACGTCAAGCCCGTCACCTACACTGCTCTCTCCCACGCCGTCCTTCCCTACTCCCACGCCCTTCCTTACACCCACGCCCTTCCTTACACCCACGCCCTTCCTTACACCCACGCCCTTCCTTACACCCACGCCCTTCCCTACGCCCATGCTCTTCCATACGCTCACTACCCTGGCCTCGTCGGCGCCCCCGTCATCAAGCTTAACGAGGAGTAA
- the LOC125043224 gene encoding uncharacterized protein LOC125043224 has product MRALVLLVAVSCCSAQLVLPYAAPWVLPQAKLITTPEVKTDLKTVPLVSPYAHPFGHPFVASPYAFHHAAYPYGAYPYIFNADNTLKATEFPYIYQKPEQEPAVEEARRRRRDVEIPLPYLHAVPTVTKHTVETKQFEPVDANTPADTTKIELTTKEHEISVPAVKYVQPVVNVKPVTYTALSHAVLPYSNALPYTHALPYTHALPYTHALPYAHALPYAHYPGLVGAPVIKLDEE; this is encoded by the coding sequence GTGCTTCTGGTCGCTGTATCCTGTTGCTCAGCACAGCTGGTGCTGCCGTACGCGGCGCCCTGGGTGCTGCCTCAAGCGAAGCTGATCACTACCCCTGAGGTCAAGACTGACCTCAAGACCGTTCCTTTGGTCTCCCCTTACGCCCACCCCTTCGGACATCCCTTCGTGGCTTCCCCCTATGCCTTCCACCACGCTGCCTACCCCTATGGAGCCTACCCCTACATCTTCAACGCCGACAATACTCTCAAGGCCACAGAGTTCCCCTACATTTACCAAAAGCCAGAACAGGAGCCAGCTGTAGAAGAGGCACGTCGTCGTCGCCGCGACGTCGAGATCCCCCTCCCATACCTTCACGCCGTGCCCACCGTCACCAAGCACACTGTGGAGACCAAGCAGTTCGAGCCGGTCGACGCCAACACCCCCGCCGACACCACCAAGATCGAGCTCACCACCAAGGAGCATGAGATCTCCGTGCCCGCCGTCAAGTACGTGCAGCCCGTGGTCAACGTCAAGCCCGTCACCTACACTGCTCTCTCCCACGCCGTCCTTCCCTACTCCAACGCCCTTCCTTACACCCACGCCCTTCCTTACACCCACGCCCTTCCTTACACCCACGCCCTTCCCTACGCCCACGCTCTTCCATACGCTCACTACCCTGGCCTCGTCGGCGCCCCCGTCATCAAGCTTGACGAGGAGTAA